The Streptomyces sp. NBC_00224 genome contains the following window.
GTCGTTGTACTGGGCCACCGCGCCCACCCAGGCGATCCGCCCGTGGTCGCGCAGCACGGAGATCGCGCCCTCCAGATGGTCGCCGCCCACGTTGTCGACGTACGCGTCGATGCCGTCCGGGGCCGCCTTCGCCAGCTGCTCGCCCACCGGGCCGTCGTGGTAGTCGAAGGCGGCGTCGTACCCGACCTCCTCCGTCAGGAAGGCCGTCTTCGCGGCCGAGCCCGCGCTGCCCACGATCCGGCCCGCGCCGAGCAGCCGCGCGATCCGGCCCGCCGCCGTGCCGACGCCGCCGGCGGCCGCCGAGACGAACAGGTCCTGGCCGGGCCGCAGTTCCAGGGTGCGGGTGAGCGCCACGTACGCGGTGAGTCCGGTGCCGCCCAGGATGCCCAGATGCGCGGAGAGCGGTACGCCCTCGTACGCCTGGATCGTGCGCGTCCCGTCCACGCCCAGGGTGACCAGGGCGTGGGTGCGCCAGCCCTGCCGGTGGAAGACGAGGTCGCCCTCGCGCAGGCCCGGGTCGAGGGAGGCGACGACCCGGCCGAGCGCGCGGCCCTCCAGCGGCTCGTTCAACGGGTCGAAGTCCATCGCCTCGCGGTGGTACGGGTCCACGGAGAGGTAGAGGTTCCGGACGAGGGCGGTGCCGGGCGCGGGCTCGGGGACGGGGCCCCGCACGAAGGCGAAGTCGTCGGGGGAGGGCAGGCCCTTGGGTCGGGCGGTCTGCTGCACGGTGAGCGAGGTCGTCGTCATGCGCAAGACGCTAGGCAGGAATGCGCGGACCGGGCAGGGGGTTGCGTCGATGGAACCGCCCGATCCATCGATATTGCTCATACGTCCAGGTGGGAGCCCTGATGCCGAACGACCTCGCCCCGCGTGAACTGCGTGTGCTCGCCGCCGTCGAGCAGGAGCGCAGCTTCTCCGGGGCCGCCGTGGCGCTCGGGATGACCCAGTCGGCCGTGTCGCACTCGGTGCGGTCCAGCGAGGCCAAGATCGGCGCGGTGCTCTTCGAGCGGGGCCGTAGCGGCGCGACCCCGACGCCCGCCGGTGCCCGCGCCGCAGCGTACGCCCGCCGGGTGCTGCGGATGCTCGACGCGCTGGCGGCCGAGGCGCGTGGCGCGGCCCCGGACCCGGCCCAAGACACCGTGGCGGGACCGCTGCGGATCGCCGCCTTCCGCAGCGCCGCACTGCATCTGCTGCCGCCCGCCCTGGAACGGCTCACCGCCCGCCACCCCGGGATCACCCCGCAGGTCCGGCTGGTGCGGGAGCTGGGGGCCGGGACGGCGGGGGAGGTGGCGGCGGGCCGCGCGGACCTCGGCATCGCGACGATCGGGACGGGCTCGCCGGTGCCGCCGGGGCTGGTGGGTGGCGTCCTTCTGGAGGAGGGGTACGCGCTGGTCCACCCCTCGGGGCATTCGGCGCCGCGCTCGCTGCCGCTGGTCGACTGGATGGAGAACTGCTCCTCGTACACCCGTCAGTGGTGGGCCGAGCAGGACTGGATCCCGGCGGCCACGGTGCAGGCCGAGGACGACGGAGCAGTGCTCTCGATGGTGAGCAGTGGTTTCGGTATGGCGATCATGCCGGAGCTGTCGCTGACCGGAGCGCCGCACACGGTCGAGATCACTGATCTCGGTTCGGAGCGCCCGACGCGGTCCGTGGGCTATGTGACGACGCCGGAGCTCGCGGGGACGGTCGCGGTTCGCGCCCTCATCCGCGAGCTGCGTGCGCTGCGCCGCTGAAGCGGCCGTCTCAGATAGTAGGAAGTCCGAGTAATTGTGGAGACAGAAGCGGAGTCCTCCCTTAGTTTTGTAGAAGCCGAACGTCTCGCTAGATCCAGCGAATGGCGGTCGCGAGCGCGGTGCCCCTTGGCAGGCAACCCCTGCGGCAGCGCTCCCCGCCCCTTCCGGCGCCTCGATATCCCCGTGATCTCTAGGAGTCGATCCCTCATGTCCGAGACGACGACCGTCCGCCGTGTCCGCCACGCTTCCCGTACGAGTGATGCCGATCGCAAGAACGCCGCGGCCGCGCTTCAGAGGGCGCTTGACCGCCGTGACAACGGGGGTTCCACCGGGCATTAGGCCGGTTTTCGGGTGCGGGCCGGCTGTGGCTGGTCGCGCAGTTCCCCGCGCCCCTGAAAGCCGGTAGTCCGGGGCGCGGGGGTTGCTGTCCACCGCCTGCTACTTCCCGTGCTTGATCTCGAAGTGGTCGACTCTCGCGCCCGACTCGGCCAGGGCCGTCACTGTCATGCGGGCGTGGCGGCCCGCCTCCACCTCCACCGCGAGGAACGAGTAACCGGTGAAGCGCACCCGGGCCACTCCTGTGCGCCCGTCTCGGCCGGGCGGAAAACGGGCTGTCCGCATGGTGGACTCGACATGTCAATGCATGGGACGCGGAGTACGGTGCTTTCATGTCTCGCAGCATCGATCTCGCAGTGATCCCCGGTGACGGCATCGGCCAGGAAGTGGTGGCCCAGGGCCTCAAGGTCCTCAATGCCGTCCTTCCAGCGGACGTGAAGCTGGAGACCAAGGAGTACGACCTCGGCGCCCGGCGCTGGCACCGCACCGGCGAGACCTTGCCGGACGCGGAGCTCGAAGCGCTCAGGACCCACGACGCGATCCTGCTCGGCGCCATCGGCGACCCGAGCGTCCCGTCCGGCGTCCTGGAGCGCGGTCTGCTGCTGAAGCTGCGCTTCGCCTTCGACCACTTCATCAACCTGCGCCCGTCGAAGCTGTTCCCGAACACCGCGACCCCGCTGGCGGGTCGCCCCGACATCGACTTCGTGGTGGTCCGCGAGGGCACCGAGGGCCCCTACACGGGCAACGGCGGCTCGCTGCGCACCGGCACTCCGGCCGAGGTCGCCACCGAGGTCAGCGTGAACACGGCGTACGGCGTGGAGCGCGTGGTGCGCGACGCGTTCGCCCGCGCCCAGGCGCGGCCGCGCAAGAAGCTGACCCTGGTCCACAAGAACAACGTGCTGGTCTTCGCCGGCCACCTGTGGAAGAACATCTTCGACACGGTGGCGAAGGAGTACCCGGACGTCACCACCGACTATCTGCACGTCGACGCCGCGACGATCTTCTTCGTCACCCAGCCCGAGCGGTTCGACGTGATCGTCACCGACAACCTCTTCGGCGACATCCTCACCGACCTCGCCGCGGCCGTGACCGGCGGCATCGGTCTGGCCGCGTCCGGCAACATCAACCCGACCGGCGCGTTCCCCTCGATGTTCGAGCCGGTCCACGGCTCCGCGCCGGACATCGCGGGCCAGGGCAAGGCCGACCCGACCGCCACGGTCCTCTCCGTCGCGCTGCTCCTGCGCCACCTCGGTTACGAGGCCGAGGCGGCTCGGATCGAGGACGCCGTCCAGGCCGACCTGGCCGCACGGGACGGCTCCGCCCGTACCACCGACGAGATCGGCGACGCGCTCGCCGTACGCGTATCGGGCTGACCCGAACGCTCTTCCTCAAGAAAGCCGCCGGGTCGCACCAGCACCCGGCGGCTTTTCCTGTACGGCCCCGGGGTGCCACCATCAGTCCCTGGGCCGCAATCACACCGTTTCTGTCATGGTCCCGCACGAGCGATAATCGAACGTGGGACCGCGGCATGCGGAAAAAGCTCGGACGTCCTGGCTGAAGCCCCTGGCGGAAGCGAAGACGGCGTGAGCGCGGTCCGACCCACACAACCGGTGAAGGACACGCAACCATGACGACGCCCACGATCGAGCTCAAGCCCTCCGCGAACCCGCTGTCCGACGCGGAGCGTGACGCGATCCTGGAAAGCCCCGGATTCGGCCGCCACTTCACCGACCACATGGTGACGGCCAAGTGGACCGAGGGCCGCGGGTGGCACGACGCGGAGCTCACTCCGTACGCGCCGCTGTCGATGGACCCGGCGAACATGACGCTGCACTACGCGCAGACGATCTTCGAGGGTCTGAAGGCCTACCGTCAGCCCGACGGCACGGTGGCGACCTTCCGCCCCGAGGCCAACGCGGAGCGCTTCCGCTCCTCGGCCCGCCGCATGGCGATGCCCGAGGTGCCGACCGAGCTGTTCATCGCCGCCTGCGACGCGCTGATCCAGCAGGACAGGGGCTGGGTCCCCTCCTCCGGCGAGGCCTCCCTCTACCTGCGCCCGTTCATGATCGCGAGCGAGGTCGGGCTCGGTGTGCGCCCCGCCAACGAGTACCTCTTCATCGTGATCGCGTCCCCCGCCGGGGCCTACTTCCCGGGCGGCGTGAAGCCGGTCTCGGTCTGGCTCTCCGAGGAGTACGTGCGCGCGGTCAAGGGCGGTACGGGCGCGGCCAAGACCGGCGGCAACTACGCCGCGTCCCTGGTCGCCCAGGCCGAGGCGGCCGAGCACGGCTGCGACCAGGTGGTCTGGCTGGACGCGGTGGAGCACCGGTGGATCGAGGAGATGGGCGGGATGAACCTGTACTTCGTGTACGGGGACCGCATCGTGACCCCCGAGCTGACGGGCTCGCTGCTGCCGGGCATCACCCGTGACTCCCTTCTGAAGATCGCCCGGGACCTCGGCTACACGGCGGAGGAGGGGCGGATCTCCACGGAGGACTGGAAGCGGGACAACGAGGCGGGCACGCTGACCGAGGTGTTCGCCTGCGGCACGGCGGCGGTGATCACGCCGGTGGGGTCGGTGAAGTCCGCTCGGGCGAACTGGACGCAGGGGGATGGGGAGCCGGGGTCTGTGACGATGCGCCTGCGCAAGGCGCTCCTCGACCTCCAGACTGGCCGCACCCCGGACACGCACGGCTGGATGCACCCCCTGGGCTGACCCCGGTTTGCCCCACCCCGCCCCTTCACCTAGACCCTCCGGGGGTGGGTGGGGGGTGAGGGTGGTCTCCCGGGGGCTACGCCCCCGGACCCCGTTGGCGGGGCTGCGCCCCTGCACCCCGCTTCGGGGCTCCGCCCCGGACCCCGCTCCTCAAACGCCGGAGGGGCTGAATGTGCCCGGGCCCTGCTCCTTGCGCGCCGGAGGGGCTGAATTTCGGACCGCCGGGGCTGGAGTTACCTAAGGGGCGCGGGGAACTGCGCGAGCAACCACAGCCGACCCGCAGACGAACACCGGGCCCAAAAGGGGCGCGGGGAACTGCGCGACCAGCCCCCGCCGGCCCGCAGGCGAACAGGGGGCGGGGGCGCAGCCCCGCAACGGGGTCTGGGGGCGTAGCCCCAGCAAGCCCCCTCAGCCCACCTCCACCCCCGGAGGGTTCAGGGAAGGGGCGGGGTGGGGGAGCCTCCCCCGGGTCAGTGTCGCGTACGCGACACCGCCCACCACCCCCGACAGCAGGAAGCTGCAGTCCACCCCGCCAGTGAAGCGGAGCAGCGGGCCCGACCACTGGGGCAGGGACACCGCCAGCAGGCCCGCCCCCGCGCCCAGGGCCCACGAAACCACGGCCCGCCAATTCCAGCCGCCCCGGTACCAGTACGCCCCGCCCCGCGAACGGCGGTTGAAGACCTGGAGGGCGTCCGCGTCGTACACCCCGCGGCAGCGCGCGAAGCCGATCAGGGTGATGACCGCCCACGGCGTGCCGATCGCCGTCAGGAGTAGGACGAAGGACGTCATCGCGGCCTGCGCGTCCCACGCGTAGTGGCCCGCGAAGACGCACACCGTGGCGACCGCCGCCACCGCGAACGTCGCCTGGGTGCGCGACGCGCGCGGCAGGATCGCGTCGAGGTCGAGCCCCATCGAGTAGAGCATCAGGCCCGCGTTGCCGACCGAGCCCGCCGACGCGGCGAGGAGGAGGGGAAGCAGGTACCAGCCGGGGGCCGCCGCGACCAGCGGGCCCGCGTAGTCCGCCGCCGCCCGCGCCGCGTACGCCGTGAACGTGCCGAACAGCTGCGGCACCAGCAGCCCCGCGGTCAGGCCGAGCCAGGTCGCGTGGAGCACCCGGCGCGGGGTGTGGCGCGTGGGGGAGATGTAGCGCGTGTAGTCGCCCAGGAGCGTGATGAAGGCGATCGGGCCGCTCAGCCCGGCCGCGACCAGGGCGAGCAGCCACGTCGGCCAGAACGAGCCGAGGAGGTAGCCGCCCGCGTCGGGCAGCGCGCCCGTCGTGAAGTGCGGGGCGTACGCCGCCACGCCCAGGACCAGCAGCGCCGTCATGACGACCGCCAGGATCCGGGACAGGCGCAGCAGCACCCGGTATCCGTACACCGCGCCGATCACCGTCGCCGCCGCGAGCAGCGCGTACACGACCGCGTACGAGACACCGCCCGTGGGCAGTCCGAACAGCCGGTGCAGGACGCCCGTCATCGCGTCGCCGCCGATCCACACCGTCAGCGCGGTGTAGCCGAGCGAGAGCAGCAGCCCGACCACCGAGCCGACCAGCCGGCCCCGCACCCCGAACTGCGCGCCCGACGACGTCGACAGGTTCGTCGCCGTGCGCAGGGACACCAGCGCCAGCGGGGCCGTCAGCAGCGTGCCGGCCAGCGTGCCCGCGACGACCGCGCTCACCGAAGCCCACCAGCCGAGGCCGAAGGAGACCGGCAGCCAGCCGAAGACGATCACGCCAAGACAGAGGTTGGAGCCGAGCAGGATCGACACCAGGTCACGCGGACCGCTGGTGCGCTCCGCCTCCGGGATGGTGTCGACTCCGCGCTGTTCTATCGGCATGGGCTGCCCCTGAGTCTCGGATGGTTTGGCTTGGATGGCCTGGGTGGCTTGAATTCGCTGTTTCTCTGTTTGAGTGACGTTCAATGTGTGGCATCGCTGCGCGCCCGTCAACCCCCTTGGCTCATGACAGACCGCAATATGTGTGGTTAGAGTGGTGTTCAAACAGGAGGTGTGGTGGCGTGCGACTGACCCCCACGGAACGCGACCGGCTGCTGCTCTTCGGCGCCGCCGAGCTCGCTCGGGCCCGCCGGGCCCGCGGGCTGAGACTGAACGTGCCCGAGGCGACCGCGCTGATCGCGGACACCGTCTGCGAGGCGGCCCGGGACGGGCGCCGGCTCGCCGAGGCGATCGAGGCGGCCCGCGCGGTGCTCGGCCCCGACGACGTCCTGCCGGGCGTCGCGGACGTGGTCACCGAGGTGCACGTCGAGGCCGTCTTCGACGACGGCTCGCGGCTCGCGGTGGTCCCGGCGCCCATCCGGGGCGCCGCCGGGCTCGGCGAGGACGCGCCCGGCGCCGTGCTGCCCGGGCCCGAGGCCCCCGATCCGGAGCCCGCCGTCCGGCTCACCGTGCGCAACACGGCGGCCGTCCCGGTCAGCGTGACCTCGCACTTCCACTTCTTCGAGGCCAACCCGCGCCTCGACTTCGACCGCGCGGCCGCGTACGGGATGCGGCTGTGCGTCCCGGCCGGGTCGTCGGTCCGGTTCGACCCGGGCGGCGAGGGCGAGGTCGGGCTCGTACCGATCGGCGGCGCCCGGATCGCCATCGGCTTCGCCGGGCTCGTCGACGGGCCCCTCGACGCACCCGGAGCCAAGGAGGAGGCCCTGCGCAGGGCCGCCGCCTGCGGCTATCTGGGCACCGGCGCCGCCCCCGGACCCGCCCACCCGGAAGGGACCCCCGCATGAGCAAGCAGACCCGGCACAGCGACCACTGCGCGCCCGGCAGCCGGCACATCGACCCGCAGGAGTACGCGGCGGTCTTCGGGCCCCGCGCGGGTGACCGGATCCGGCTCGGCGACTCGGGTCTGACCGTCCGCGTCGAGTCGGACGCCCAGCGGCCCGGCGACGAGTTCCTCGCCGGGTTCGGCAAGACCGCCCGGGACGGGCTGCACCTGAAGGCCGCCGCCGTCCGCGAGACCTGTGACGTCGTGATCAGCAACGTCGTGGTGATCGACGCCGTGCAGGGCATCCGCAAGGTGTCCATCGGCATCCGCGAGGGCCGTATCCACGCCATCGGGCGGGCCGGGAACCCGGACACCCTCGACGGCGTGGACGTCGTCGTCGGCACCGGGACCAGCATCGTCTCCGGCGAGGGGCTCATCGCCACCGCCGGCGCCGTGGACACCCACGTCCATCTGCTCTCGCCGCGCATCATGGAGGCCTCGCTCTCCTCCGGCGTCACCACCCTCATCGGCCAGGAGTTCGGCCCGGTGTGGGGCGTCGGCGTCAACTCGCCCTGGGCGCTGCGCAACGCCTTCGCCGCCTTCGACGCCTGGCCCGTCAACATCGGCTTCCTGGGCCGGGGTTCGTCCTCCGACGGCGCCCCGCTGGTGGAGGCGCTCGCCGAGGGCGGCGCCTGCGGCTTCAAGGTGCACGAGGACATGGGCGCGCACACCCGCGCCCTGGACACGGCGCTGCGGGTCGCCGAGGAGCACGACGTGCAGGTGGCGCTGCACAGCGACGGCCTGAACGAGTGCCTCTCGGTCGAGGACACCCTGCGCGTCCTCGACGGCCGTACGATCCACGCCTTCCACATCGAGGGCTGCGGCGGCGGCCACGTCCCCAACGTCCTGAAGATGGCGGGCGTGCCCAACGTCATCGGCTCGTCCACCAACCCGACCCTGCCGTTCGGCCGGGACGCGGTCGCCGAGCACTACGGGATGATCGTCTCCGTACACGGCCTCAAGCCGGACCTGCCCGGCGACGCCGCCATGGCGCGCGACCGCATCCGGGCCGGGACGATGGGCGCCGAGGACGTGCTGCACGACCTGGGCGCGATCGGCATCACCTCCTCCGACGCCCAGGGCATGGGCCGCGCGGGCGAGACCGTACGGCGCACCTTCGCCATGGCCGGGAAGATGAAGGCCGAGCTCGGGCCCCTGGAGGGCGACGGGGACGGCGACGACAACGCGCGCGTGCTGCGCTACATCGCCAAGCTGACCATCAACCCGGCCCTCGCCCACGGCCTGGCGCACGAGATCGGCTCCATCGAGGTCGGCAAGATGGCCGACCTCGTGCTGTGGCGGCCCGCCTACTTCGGCGCCAAGCCGCAGCTGGTGCTCAAGTCCGGCTTCCCCGCCTGGGGCGTCACGGGCGACCCCAACGCGGCCACCGAGACCTGCGAACCCCTCGTCCTCGGCCCGCTCTTCGGCGCCCACGGCGCGACCCCCGCCGAGCTCTCCGTCGCCTTCGTGGCCCGCGCCGCCCTCGACCAGGGTGGCGATCTGATGCCCACCCGCCGGCGCCGGGTCGCCGTGCGCGGCACCCGCGGCATCGGCCCCGCCGACCTGGTGTTCAACTCCCGCACCGGAGCCGTGGACGTGGACGGCCGCACCGGTCTGGTCACCCTCGACGGCGACCCGTTGCGCTCCGAGCCCGCCGACTCCGTCTCCCTCAACCGCCTCTACTTCCTGTAAGGACCCGCCTGATGTCTGCTGCCGCCGACGGCTTCCGCATGCCCGCCGAGTGGGCCCCGCACGAGCGCACCTGGATGGCGTGGCCCGGCCCCAACGTCACCTTCCCCAACGAGGCGGAGCTCGCCGAATCCCGGGCCGCCTGGGCGTCCGTCGCCCGCGCCGTGCGCCGCTTCGAGCCGGTCACCGTCGTCTGCGGCCCCGGTCAGAGCGCTGAGGCGGCCGCTCTGCTCGGCCCGGACATCGACCTCGTGGAGCGCGAGCTCGACGACGCCTGGATGCGCGACATCGGCCCCACCTTCCTGACCGACGGCACCGAACTCGCCGCGGTGTACTGGACGTTCAACGGCTGGGGCGCCCAGGACTGGGCCCGCTGGGAGCACGACGCCAAGATCGGCGCGTACGTCTCGGACCTGGCCGGGGCGCGTACGTACACCTCGCGCCTGGTCAACGAGGGCGGGGCGATCCACGTCGACGGCGAGGGCACCGTCCTGCTCACCGAGTCCGTGCAGCTCGGGCCCGAGCGCAACCCCGGCTGGACCCGCGAGCAGGTCGAGGCGGAGATCCACGGGATGCTCGGCACCCGCAAGGCGATCTGGCTGCCGCGCGGCCTGACCGCCGACTATCCCCCGCACGGCTACGGCACGCTGGGCCACGTCGACATCGTGGCCGCGTTCGCCCGCCCCGGAGTGGTCGTCGCCCACACCCAGCCGGACCCGGCCCACCCCGACCACGAGGTGTGCAAGGAGAACGTGGCGCTGTTGCGGAGCCAGACCGACGCCCGGGGCCGCGGCATCGAGGTCGTGGAGATCCCCGCCCCGACCGTCCTCACCGACGACCACGGCTGGGTCGACTACTCGTATATCAACCACTACCTCTGCAACGGCGGCGTCGTCCTGTGCGGCTTCGACGACCCCAGGGACGAGAACGCGGCGGGCATCTTCCGCCGTCTCTTCCCCGAGCGGACCGTGACCCTCGTCGACGCACGTACGATCTTCGCGGGGGGCGGTGGCATCCACTGCATCACCCAGCAGCAGCCCAGGGTGTGATCCGCCGGGGTGTGATCCAGGAGGAAGAGGACATGGCCGGTCCGGCCCGCGCGCGGAAGAACGCGCCGCCGCGCGAGGAGGTGCTGGCCGCCGCCATGGCCACGATCGCGGACCGCGGTCTGGACGGTCTGACCATGGCCGGGCTCGGCCGCGAGGTCGGTATGTCCAGCGGCCACCTCCTCTACTACTTCCGCAGCAAGGACGAGCTGCTGCTCGAAACCCTGGAGTGGAGCGAGGGCCGGCTCGGCGGCGAGCGCCGGGCCCTCCTCTCCCGGCCGGGCACGGTCCGCGAACGCCTCGACGCCTACGTCGACCTGTACGTGCCCGACGGCCCCCGCGATCCGCACTGGATCCTGTGGCTGGAGGTCTGGAACCGCTCGCAGAGTGCTGCCACCGACGCCGGCGCCCGCGCCCGCCAGGCCGCCATCGAGGGCGCCTGGCACCGCGACCTGGTCGCGATCATCGCGGAGGGCGTCTCGCGCGGCGAGTTCCGCCCGGTCGACGCCGACCGCTTCGCGGCCCGGCTGCGGGCGCTGCTCGACGGCTTCAGCGTGCATGTGGCGGTCGGCATACCCGGTACCGGACGGCCCCAAGTCCTCGACCACGTACGGGAGTTCGTCGACGAGTCGCTCGCGCGACCACTGACGGGCCGTTGAGCGGGGCCTGAACGCAACGTACGCAAGTACGCCTGATCGTTGCGTCCGCAACCCTTGTCGGCCGCATCGGCCTGGGCCACCGTGATCGTCCATGGGACGAGAGCAGTGGAAGAAGATCTGGGTCGGCTCGGCAGGGAACATGGTCGAGTGGTTCGACTGGTTCGTGTACGCCACCTTCGCGGTGTACTTCGCGGACGCGTTCTTCCCGAAGGGGAACGAGACCGCGAACCTCATGAACACGATGGGGATCTTCGCCGTCGGCTTCTTCATGCGGCCGGTGGGCGGCTGGCTGCTCGGCCGCATCGGCGACCGGCGCGGCCGCAAGGCGGCGCTGACCCTGACCGTCACCCTGATGTCCGCCTCGGCGATCCTGATCGCGGTGGCGCCGACGTACGGGGTGGCCGGGTACGGGGGAGTGGCGGTCCTCCTTGTCGCCCGCCTCCTCCAGGGCCTCTCCGTCGGTGGCGAGTACGCGGCGAGCGCCACCTATCTGACCGAGGCGTCCGACCCCCGCCGCCGGGGCTTCGCCTCCAGCTTCCAGTACGTGTCGATGACCGCGGGCCAGCTCGTCGGGCTCGGCCTGCTGATCGTCATGCAGCGCACGATGTCCGAGCACGCGCTGCACAGCTGGGGCTGGCGGATCCCCTTCATCGTGGGGGCGTTCGGCGCGGCGATCGTCTTCTACCTCCGGCGCAACATGCTGGAGACCGAGGTGTACGAGGAGTCCGGCGCGGCCCGCGACGAGGACCGGGGCACGCTGAAGGCCCTGTGGCGCCACCGCAGGGAGGCTTTCCTGGTCATGGCCCTGACGATGGGCGGCACGGTCGCGTACTACACCTACACCACCTATCTGACGAAGTTCCTCTCCAAGAGCGCGGGCATGCCGAAGCCGACGGCGTCGCTGGTGTCGTTCTGCGCGCTGTTCGTCTTCATGTGCCTGCAGCCGCTGGCGGGCATGCTCTCCGACCGGATCGGCCGCCGTCCGCTGCTGATCACGTTCGCGGTCGGCTCGACGTTCCTGACCGTGCCGATCATGACGATGCTCAAGCACGCGGGCACGTTCTGGCCGGCCTTCGGCCTGGCGCTGCTCGCCCTGGTGGTCGTGACCGGCTACACCTCCATCAACGCGTGCGTGAAGGCGGAGCTGTTCCCGACCGGCATCCGCGCCCTGGGAGTCGCCCTCCCGTACGCCATCGCCAACGCCCTGTTCGGCGGTACGGCGGAATATGTGGCGCTCTGGTTCAAGAAGGCGGACATGGAGTCCGGCTTCTACTGGTACGTGGCGGGCTGCGCGGCGGTGTCGCTGGTGGTGTACCTGACGATGAGGGAGACGCGCACGATCGACCTGAACCGCGTCGGCCCGGTTCCTCCTGGCGGTGGGCAGGCGTCGCGCGCGGCGGGACGGGCGGACGGGGTGCCCGCATCCTGAGACCCGGCTCCGCCCGCCGCGGGGCGTATGGCAGACTGCGGACCGTGCTCGCTTTCATGATGATTATGGACAGCAGCGCGCCGGTCCGCAGTGACCGCTGAACCCGCGGCAAACCCCCGCGGCAGCGGACATCGTGCCCCAGACCCGCGCGCAGACCCTTCGCACCCGCGAGGGGTTTTTTCGTTTCCCGGCCCACCACGGCCGGACGCGAGCCGCACGCGATGATGGGGGCAAGTGGAGCCAGAAAATCCGGAGCCACTCATCCGACAGGAGTCACCCCAGCATGACGGCCAACGAGGCACCTGAAGAGAGCCATCGCGTCGACGACACGTTCCACGTCTTCGACACCACGCTGCGCGACGGCGCCCAGCGCGAGGGCATCAACCTCACCGTCGCGGACAAGCTGACGATCGCCCGGCACCTGGACGACTTCGGGGTGGGGTTCATCGAGGGCGGCTGGCCCGGCGCCAACCCCCGCGACACGGAGTTCTTCGCCCGCGCCAAGCAGGAGATCGACTTCAAGAACGCCCAGCTGGTGGCGTTCGGGGCCACCCGCCGCCCGGGCGGCAGCGCGGCCACGGACCCGCAGGTCAAGGCGCTGCTCGCGTCCGGTGCGCCGGTGATCACGCTGGTCGCCAAGTCCCACGACCGCCATGTCGAGCTCGCCCTGCGCACCACGCTGGACGAGAACCTGGAGATGGTCCGGGACACGGTGTCCTACCTGCGGGAACAGGGCCGCCGGGTGTTCGTCGACTGCGAGCACTTCTTCGACGGGTACCGGGCCAACCCCGAGTACGCCAAGTCGGTCGTCCGGGCCGCGAGCGACTCCGGCGCCGATGTCGTCATCCTCTGCGACACCAACGGCGGCATGCTGCCCGCCCAGATCCAGGCCGTGGTCGCCACCGTCCTCGCCGACACCGGCACCCGGCTCGGCATCCACGCCCAGGACGACACGGGCTGCGCCGTCGCCAACACGCTCGCGGCCGTGGACGCGGGCGCCACGCACGTGCAGTGCACGGCCAACGGGTACGGCGAGCGGGTGGGCAACGCGAACCTGTTCCCGGTGGTGGCGGCCTTGGAGCTCAAGTACGGCAAGAAGGTGCTGCCGGAGGGCGCACTGCCCGAGATGACGCGCATCTCGCACGCGATCGCGGAGGTCGTGAACCTCACGCCCTCGACGCACCAGCCGTACGTGGGGGTCTCCGCCTTCGCCCACAAGGCGGGCCTGCACGCCTCGGCGATCAAGGTCGACCCGGACCTTTACCAGCACATCGACCCGGGCCTCGTCGGCAACCGCATCCGGATGCTGGTCTCCGACATGGCGGGCCGCGCCTCCATCGAGCTCAAGGGCAAGGA
Protein-coding sequences here:
- a CDS encoding urease subunit alpha — encoded protein: MSKQTRHSDHCAPGSRHIDPQEYAAVFGPRAGDRIRLGDSGLTVRVESDAQRPGDEFLAGFGKTARDGLHLKAAAVRETCDVVISNVVVIDAVQGIRKVSIGIREGRIHAIGRAGNPDTLDGVDVVVGTGTSIVSGEGLIATAGAVDTHVHLLSPRIMEASLSSGVTTLIGQEFGPVWGVGVNSPWALRNAFAAFDAWPVNIGFLGRGSSSDGAPLVEALAEGGACGFKVHEDMGAHTRALDTALRVAEEHDVQVALHSDGLNECLSVEDTLRVLDGRTIHAFHIEGCGGGHVPNVLKMAGVPNVIGSSTNPTLPFGRDAVAEHYGMIVSVHGLKPDLPGDAAMARDRIRAGTMGAEDVLHDLGAIGITSSDAQGMGRAGETVRRTFAMAGKMKAELGPLEGDGDGDDNARVLRYIAKLTINPALAHGLAHEIGSIEVGKMADLVLWRPAYFGAKPQLVLKSGFPAWGVTGDPNAATETCEPLVLGPLFGAHGATPAELSVAFVARAALDQGGDLMPTRRRRVAVRGTRGIGPADLVFNSRTGAVDVDGRTGLVTLDGDPLRSEPADSVSLNRLYFL
- a CDS encoding agmatine/peptidylarginine deiminase, with the translated sequence MSAAADGFRMPAEWAPHERTWMAWPGPNVTFPNEAELAESRAAWASVARAVRRFEPVTVVCGPGQSAEAAALLGPDIDLVERELDDAWMRDIGPTFLTDGTELAAVYWTFNGWGAQDWARWEHDAKIGAYVSDLAGARTYTSRLVNEGGAIHVDGEGTVLLTESVQLGPERNPGWTREQVEAEIHGMLGTRKAIWLPRGLTADYPPHGYGTLGHVDIVAAFARPGVVVAHTQPDPAHPDHEVCKENVALLRSQTDARGRGIEVVEIPAPTVLTDDHGWVDYSYINHYLCNGGVVLCGFDDPRDENAAGIFRRLFPERTVTLVDARTIFAGGGGIHCITQQQPRV
- a CDS encoding TetR/AcrR family transcriptional regulator, whose amino-acid sequence is MAGPARARKNAPPREEVLAAAMATIADRGLDGLTMAGLGREVGMSSGHLLYYFRSKDELLLETLEWSEGRLGGERRALLSRPGTVRERLDAYVDLYVPDGPRDPHWILWLEVWNRSQSAATDAGARARQAAIEGAWHRDLVAIIAEGVSRGEFRPVDADRFAARLRALLDGFSVHVAVGIPGTGRPQVLDHVREFVDESLARPLTGR
- a CDS encoding MFS transporter, encoding MGREQWKKIWVGSAGNMVEWFDWFVYATFAVYFADAFFPKGNETANLMNTMGIFAVGFFMRPVGGWLLGRIGDRRGRKAALTLTVTLMSASAILIAVAPTYGVAGYGGVAVLLVARLLQGLSVGGEYAASATYLTEASDPRRRGFASSFQYVSMTAGQLVGLGLLIVMQRTMSEHALHSWGWRIPFIVGAFGAAIVFYLRRNMLETEVYEESGAARDEDRGTLKALWRHRREAFLVMALTMGGTVAYYTYTTYLTKFLSKSAGMPKPTASLVSFCALFVFMCLQPLAGMLSDRIGRRPLLITFAVGSTFLTVPIMTMLKHAGTFWPAFGLALLALVVVTGYTSINACVKAELFPTGIRALGVALPYAIANALFGGTAEYVALWFKKADMESGFYWYVAGCAAVSLVVYLTMRETRTIDLNRVGPVPPGGGQASRAAGRADGVPAS
- the cimA gene encoding citramalate synthase, yielding MTANEAPEESHRVDDTFHVFDTTLRDGAQREGINLTVADKLTIARHLDDFGVGFIEGGWPGANPRDTEFFARAKQEIDFKNAQLVAFGATRRPGGSAATDPQVKALLASGAPVITLVAKSHDRHVELALRTTLDENLEMVRDTVSYLREQGRRVFVDCEHFFDGYRANPEYAKSVVRAASDSGADVVILCDTNGGMLPAQIQAVVATVLADTGTRLGIHAQDDTGCAVANTLAAVDAGATHVQCTANGYGERVGNANLFPVVAALELKYGKKVLPEGALPEMTRISHAIAEVVNLTPSTHQPYVGVSAFAHKAGLHASAIKVDPDLYQHIDPGLVGNRIRMLVSDMAGRASIELKGKELGVELGGDRELVGRVVARVKERELKGYTYEAADASFELLLRAEAEGRARKYFRIESWRAIVEDRPDGTHANEATVKLWAKGERIVATAEGNGPVNALDRALRVGLERIYPQLAKLELVDYKVRILEGRHGTDSTTRVLITTTDGAGEWATVGVATNIIGASWGALEDAYTYGLLRAGVEPTE